In Marinibacterium anthonyi, the DNA window CGCAACTAGCGCTCTGACCGAATTCTCCAGATGGACGGAGCACCTACTGAAGCGGACAAACCGCGCAACTCCCTCCTGCCTCCTACTACCTGAAGCTGACGGCCCATTCCGGATATTGGCAGACTGGAAGCAGTACATTGCTGCATACTTCGAAGCAGCCGTTGGCACCCCACCTGCGAGATGCGAAATTTGAGCAACGCTATGACGGCTCGAACAAACATTTGCAGCCGTTGCAGCTTATCAAACACACAACTACAGTTCGAACAAACAAGCAACATTTTTAAGGTGAGCTAATGCGGGCATTCATTTCCTACTCCCACCATGACAAAGCCGCGCTTGACCGGTTGCACGTACATCTCAAGAATCTCACAAGGGATGGAAAAATTGAAACGTGGTACGACCGCGACATCTTGGCTGGCACGGAACTCGACGCCGAGATCGAACGGGAAATGGAAGCAGCCAACCTATTCCTGCTCATGATCAGCCCAGACTTCATAGCGTCTGATTACTGTGTCGAGCGCGAAATGAAACGAGCGCTTGAACGCCATGCAGCCGGGAATGCCCGCGTGGTGCCTATCATCGTGGAGGAGTGCGACTGGAAGGCAATGGGTGAATTGCGCTTGCTCAAGGCGGTTCCCACTGACGGCAAAGCGATCAGCGGATGGGCCAATCCGAACACGGCCTACCTTAATGTGGTGCAAGAATTGCGCCGGATCATCGACGCGGAAAACGCACCTGTGCCCATAGGTAAGGCCGCGCCTGAACCAGTAGCTCCACGACCAGCGACAGCCCGCTATCGTGCGAAACGGGAGTTTGACGAGATCGACCGAAGCGACTTCCGCGATGCTGCGTTCGCCATCATCAAGGATTACTTCCAACGCGCCACCGAGGAGATTGACTCAATTGACGGAGTGCGTGGCCGCTTCGCAGATAGAGGAGCAAGCTCCTTCGGAGCGACGGTCGTGAACACCGGGAAGCGGAACGGGACGGCCCACATTACAGTACATTGCCGCAACTCGCACGTTGCCTTGGCTGATGTCTACTATTCGTTCAACGAAAACGCTGGTGACAATACCGCGAATGGCGGCTTCAATATCTCGTCGGACGACTACGAGCAGTTCCTGATCCAGACAATGAACATCTTCGGAAACCGCCCGATTTGAACCGCCTGCTCGCCGGTCCCGGTGATTGTTAAGAGACGTCCATAATGACGTCATTAAAGACGTCTCCTACAGGGAGGCAGGGATGCGGGGCGAAATTCTGGGCGTGGAACGTCGGCGCCGGTGGAGTGACGACGAAAAGTTGGCGATTGTGCTTTCGGTCGGGGTGAATGGCGCGACGGTATCGCAAGTCGCGCAGCGCCACGAGATCAGGAGGCAGCAGATTTATGCCTGGCGATACGAACTGAGGAAGAAGGGGCTTCTTACGCCTGACGACGCGACGCAATTCCTGCCGGTTGATATTACACCGCCGCCCGGACCGCCGGAAGCGAGCGCCGCTGACGCGAACTCGGCGCTGGTCGAGGTGGTTTTGCGCAACGGCCGCAGCTTGCGGGTCGATGCCCGCGTGGACCCGGCGGTGCTGACCCGTTTGCTCCAAACGGTGGAGGCAGCATGATCGGCCCCGGCACCGGCGTTCGCGTTTACCTGGCCTGCGGTCACACGGATATGCGTAAGGGTATCGCGGGCCTGTCCGCCATCGCGCAGGACGTCCTGCGGCAGAGGCCGTCGAACGGAGCCGTGTTCGCGTTCCGTGGGCGCCGGGGCGACAGGGTGAAACTCTTGTATTGGGATGGGCAGGGATTTTGCCTGTATTACAAAGTCCTGGAGAAGGGACGCTTTCCCTGGCCCTCGGCGACGGACGGAAGTGTCCGGCTGACTTCGGCGCAACTGGCGATGCTGTGGGAAGGAATCGACTGGCGGCGACCGGACTGGGGCGCGCCGCCTGCCCGGGCGGGGTGACTTATCTCTATGGAATCCCTTGTTTTTATGGTGCCTGATCTGTGGATATGGTATCCAGCGCCATGTCCGCAGAAGCCACGCCCCTCCCCAATGATCCCGCCGCTCTGAAAGCGATGATCGCTGCCTTGCAGGCGGAAAACCAGAAGATGTCGGCCAGTCTGCGGGCACATGATCTGCTGGTGCAAGCGCTGCGCGTGCGCATTGCCAAACTGCAAAAGCAGAAGTTCGGGCCGAGCTCGGAAAAGATCGAGCGCGAGATCGAACAATTGGAACTGGCGCTGGAAGACTTGCAGGTAGCCCTGGCTGAGGCGGAAGACACGCCGCCGGACGACGAGGACGCGTCGGACACCGAAGAACAGGTCTCGGCAGCAGAAGAGCCCAAGCAACGCCGCCGTCCGAAGGTGTCCAAGGATACGCCTCGCGAACGCCGTGAACTCGATCCCGGCGACAGCTGCCCGGACTGCGGCGGCGATCTCCGTGTGGTGGGCGAGGACGTCAGCGAGTTGATCGACATGATCGCGGCGCAGTTGAAGGTCATTGAAATCGCGCGGGTCAAGAAATCCTGTCGGCGCTGCGAAAAGATGGTGCAGGAGCCTGCACCCAGCCGCCCGATCCCGCGCAGCATGGCAGGTCCGAACCTTCTGGCCTACGTGCTGACCTCGAAATTCGACGACCACGTGCCATTATATCGCCAGAACGAGATCTTCGCCCGCATGGGGGCGGACATCCCGGACACGACGTTGGTCGACTGGTGCGGTGGGGCAATGAAGACGCTGGCGCCTCTGATCGAGAAGATCGAGGCCAAGATCATGGCCAGCGATCTTCTGCATGCAGATGACACCCCCATCCGGGTGCTGGATCGCAGCCGCCGTGACAAGGGGCTTGGCAAGGGTGTCAAGAAAGGCCGGATTTGGGCCTATGTGCGCGATCAGCGCCCGTGGTCGGGCACGGCTCCGCCCGGAGCGGTCTACCGGTTCGCCCCGGACTGGAAGGAAGAGCATGTCCTTGCCCATCTCGGTGAGACCAGCGGCATTCTCCAGGCGGATGGATACAAGGGTTATGCCAAGCTCTACGCCACCGATCTGGACGGCAGAAGCCAGTTCCGAGAGGCAGCATGTTGGGCGCACCTACGCCGCGACTTCCACGATGTCTGGACCGCAACGAAATCCGAAATCGCGCGCGCGGCGCTCGACCGGATCGGAAAGCTATACGACATCGAACGGGAAATCAGCGGCAAGCCCGCCGAGGTGCGGCTGGCCGTGCGCCAAAAGGAAAGCAAACCCAAGGTCGCTGCGTTCCGGGACTGGGCCGAAAAGCAGCTCACTCGCATTCCCGGCAAGAGCGAACTCGCCAAGGCGTTCCGCTACGGGCTGAGCCGCTGGTCCTCGTTCACACTCTTCCTTGACGACGGGCGTGTGGCCATCGACAATAATCCCGCCGAGCGCGCGCTGAGACCCATTGGCGTCGGCAGACGGAACTGGTTATTCGCGGGCTCGGATACCGGCGGTGAAACGCTCGCCCGCGCGATGACCGTCATTGAGACGGCGAAGATGAACGGACTCGATCCGCAGGCCTACCTGGCTGATGTCTTGGACCGTATCCACGATCACATGAACAACCGGCTGGCCGAATTGCTTCCTTGGAACTGGAAGCCTTCAGAACAAACACGCAAAGAGGCTGCGTAATGGCAACAACCACCTACGTCTGTTCCATCGCCCATGTCGCCAGCCGACTGGACGAAGATCCCGAACTCCTTGAAGCCATCGTTAGCAACGACGACAACCTCTCATACGGCAACATAGTCAGCGTTCACATCGGGCCGGACGATTACATCACGGCGCTCACCGACGATGGCATCGAAGAACTGCGCGACATGCTCACATCCGCACGCGGGTCCCTCAAGGAATGGCACAACTTCCTCGAAGACTTCGTCGCCGAGCCCGACATTATCGCCCGCGTCAAGGACCAGTCACCGCGGTAGAAATCGGGCGCTTACCATCTTCGGCAATGCCGATAAGCGGCTGGCACCAGAGCAAGCGGCGGAGGCGCTCTGGAACGAGTTTATCGGCAACGCGGGCATCACCTATGACTGAGCGCATCCGTTTCCGTTGCAAAAACTGCGGCCACCGCTTCGCAACAGAGGTGCTCGACGAAGACGAGCGCCGTGAGGCCCGCCGCAAAAGTCGACCGACCCACGCCGTGCACTGCCCTGTGTGCAACCGCACTGACATTCGCAGAGGATGGGATTGACTGTCGTTTCCGGACCCTGGCGAATTACTCAAATGCTGCGACGCAACTTCCGCAGAGCGGACACTCTGTTAAGAAATCTGTGACGCAGACAAGGCCAAGAATACCGGTGTTCCCAGAAGGAGCGCTCAATCCTTCGACACAATGTCAAAAACTAGCTTGTTGTAGTTTGATGCTTTGGCGAAGTAGCCTAACCTATGACGACGGTCGATCCTATTTAATCCTCTGTGGCCAACTGCGCTAGACCAGGACAACCAATCGGATTGCCCAGCACCTAAATGAGCATCTCGAAGCTCTACCAAGCCATACCTTAAGTCGGGTATTTCAAGCAGTTTAGCCCTTGAAATCGAAGTGGCGTTTGGGTGGTTGTTCAGCCTATCTATGATCTCAGCCGCGGACGCGGTGTTCAGAAGTCGATCTTCAAGAATGTGGGTTAGCCAAAAAAGCTGAAACTCGTAGATCATCGCATCATTGTCGCGTAATAATTCCAACACAAATGCGGCAATGGTTTCTTCGTCGTCCGCCTCGAGGCAGAATGAGTGAATATTCTTGAATAGATGTGGAAAGCGACGCGCGATGTCTGCAAGGCGGTTAATCGCTTCTTCGGCGTGCTCGGCCATCAAAGCCAGCACGAGTTCCGCGTCCTCTTCTTCGATATCATCTTGTTGAAGTAGGCCTCTCAGAAAACCCATCTCTTCATCCGACAAGTCACGTTCGATTTCGACCTCTTCATCGGGGAGACCATCATAGTCAGTGACAACGACGCGCCGCCGTTGAAGTAGCTGTACCCTTACGTCTTCGATTGCATCCTCAAGTTCAACGTTCTCCCGCACTCCATCGCTGGTCTTGTTTGGATTCAATGAAAGGCCTTTCTCACCCAAAAGGCCTTGGATCGTAATGAAGTCATGACGAAGGTCGCGTCGAGAGTCGGAGAAAAGGACAAAATCGTCCATAAACCTAACAATAGCATTACTGCGCAACCCGTGAAACTGCTCGACGAAACGGAGAAAATCATTACCAATCATTTTCGTTGGGTAAATGCCTTGGGGCAGACAGTCTACTGAACGACCCGTATTAATCTCTCGTAGAAACTGGCCAAACGCTTGGTAATCCTGTTCGGACGCTCCAACTCTAGACAACCAAGAAACAAGATCATGGTGGTAGATCGAGTTGAAATAGGCAGCGACATCAAAACTTAAGCTGTAGCGAAATTGCTCCCGATACGCTGCAATTGCCCCTTTATACCCCCGATAAGAACCCGAAGGATTTAGTGGCTCGCCATCTTGAAAACGGTAGCCAAAATGCTTCTTGTGCTCATGGAAGGGTGCTCTGAAGCGGGTTCGGTTGCGCAAGACGAGATCGTATATAAAATACTCTGCCACAGGATCTAGTTTTACGGTTCGCCTTAAGTGAAAGCCGGGCTTTCCAGCATAGACCCTAGTCTGTGAACGGAATGAGAATGCCTCTTGATCGGGATCAAGGCAACGGGTTAAGAACTCGCGGATTTCGTTTTGACCATTTTCGATTAGGTAACGATTTGTCGACATTGGAAAAAGGGTTCGACGGTAGTCGGATGAATAAAAATCAAACATCGGAGCGACCTGCTTTCTTGGTCAAGACTCTTCGGTCAAAGGTGCTGGTTTGGACGCACCCCAATATTTCTGGTACTCCGGACCGTGGCTTTCCGGCTGTTGACCCTTTTCTGGTTTCCTCATCATGATCGGCAAAGGTGCGGGTAAATCGGGGCCGACGATGATCGCTTCGCCTTGTGCTAGGGATGGGATAAAAGCAGCTGCGTTGCGATCCAGGTCACCGCAAGCTCTTTCGATGGTCTCCCGGTCTCGGTCATTGGTAAGCCTGTGAACAAACAAGGTTCCAAGCTGACTAAGAACATCTTGCGGTACATCTCTAGGACGCTGGGTCGCAATCACGGTCGTCAGCCCATACTTCCGGCCTTCCTTTGCAATGAATCCAAAGGCGTCGAGTGTAACATGGTTATGCTCATCCCCAATTGAGCGCCCAATAAACTGGTGAGCTTCGTCCAAGACGCAAACTAGCGGGTTCTCCACGAACCTATTGGCTCGCGCCATTTCAAGCAAATGTCTCCCGAGCGTATTCAGCAATAATTCACGAGCGTTATACTTGAACGAGACATCTCTGAAAGAGATTACCAGGGCCCTTTGGGCTCCATCGACGACAAAATCTTCAATAACACTCGCAATATCTTGACCGTCAGATTTGAACATACATGCAAGTTCGGGAGCACCCAGATAGGTCTCAATCCGAACATTTAGATGATTGCAAGCTCCCAGCGCGAAGTCATCTGGCTTGCCGAAATTCCCCAGAACGCTATGGTCGCTATTGCTTCCTTGTTTAACGCACTCGTACCGAATTTGCTCAGCAAGCATCGACAGATCAAAATCGCAGAGGTCACTGTTTATTTCGTCAGCCAAAGATATTTGCGCAACCGAAAGCGCATGGCGGCTGTTACCCGCCTTTCTAGTCGTGCCGTTCGCCAATACCTCTACAGATCCTTTCCCGTCAATGTCGAATTTCTTCCGCCCATTGTCTTCTTCATATACATAACCGCCGCGCCCAGCCAACAGTGCCTTGGCTAAGCGAAGACTTTTGATCGCGCTTCTTAGCGTCGGCCCTTGGACTTGGGGCGAGGGCGTCAACAATGAGTAAAGGTCGATCTCCGACAGATTTTTGTGTGGGAAATGGACTTGTTCAGCTCCAATCTCATCAATCGGGCTGAAGGCAAGATGTTTTGCTCCAGAAACTTTTCCCGCGAACTCTCCTGTCGGATCGAACAGGATACACTTCCCATCGATCCGCACGATTTCATTGACGAGGCGGGAAACCGTCCAGCTCTTCCCCCCGCCAGTCGCACCAAATACTCCGCAATGACGTCCGAACAGTTTCTCCGGCGGAATGCTGAGGGCGGCATCATCCAGCCCGGATAGGTGCCCCAGCTCGACGAGTAACGGTGCACTGTCTCTCTTCATGTCGCCTTCCAAGGCATCCTTAATGGAATTGGACAGCGCTCCGCCCTCTGCGAGGTAAACCCCATCACCGACCCTCGGCTGCGTGTTGATACCGCGCGTCACTTTCCGAGTTGTCTTGCTGACAGTTGCCAGCAACTGAATGCGTCCCTGTGGTTCAACCGTAGGATCGGTTTCGATCTGGTGCTCAAGGACACTTCGCTGCCTGTCTGGAATGCCGACTTCCGTCACGCGCCCCAAGATCGCTGAGCGATCGCAATCGACAAACACGAAATCACCCACAGAACCTTTTGCCAGCCCGCGCCTACCCAAGGCTGCAAGAGCATTTGGCAAGGTAAGTTCCACGGCACTTGCCGTGACCCGTGTAACCGTCCCGATGCGCTTGGACGGGTCGATCAGGGACGAAAGTTCGCTCATACGCCGTCGCCCTCGCGCAGA includes these proteins:
- a CDS encoding Reverse transcriptase (RNA-dependent DNA polymerase); translation: MFDFYSSDYRRTLFPMSTNRYLIENGQNEIREFLTRCLDPDQEAFSFRSQTRVYAGKPGFHLRRTVKLDPVAEYFIYDLVLRNRTRFRAPFHEHKKHFGYRFQDGEPLNPSGSYRGYKGAIAAYREQFRYSLSFDVAAYFNSIYHHDLVSWLSRVGASEQDYQAFGQFLREINTGRSVDCLPQGIYPTKMIGNDFLRFVEQFHGLRSNAIVRFMDDFVLFSDSRRDLRHDFITIQGLLGEKGLSLNPNKTSDGVRENVELEDAIEDVRVQLLQRRRVVVTDYDGLPDEEVEIERDLSDEEMGFLRGLLQQDDIEEEDAELVLALMAEHAEEAINRLADIARRFPHLFKNIHSFCLEADDEETIAAFVLELLRDNDAMIYEFQLFWLTHILEDRLLNTASAAEIIDRLNNHPNATSISRAKLLEIPDLRYGLVELRDAHLGAGQSDWLSWSSAVGHRGLNRIDRRHRLGYFAKASNYNKLVFDIVSKD
- a CDS encoding Transposase: MIGPGTGVRVYLACGHTDMRKGIAGLSAIAQDVLRQRPSNGAVFAFRGRRGDRVKLLYWDGQGFCLYYKVLEKGRFPWPSATDGSVRLTSAQLAMLWEGIDWRRPDWGAPPARAG
- a CDS encoding putative protein containing a TIR (Toll-Interleukin 1-resistance) domain protein codes for the protein MRAFISYSHHDKAALDRLHVHLKNLTRDGKIETWYDRDILAGTELDAEIEREMEAANLFLLMISPDFIASDYCVEREMKRALERHAAGNARVVPIIVEECDWKAMGELRLLKAVPTDGKAISGWANPNTAYLNVVQELRRIIDAENAPVPIGKAAPEPVAPRPATARYRAKREFDEIDRSDFRDAAFAIIKDYFQRATEEIDSIDGVRGRFADRGASSFGATVVNTGKRNGTAHITVHCRNSHVALADVYYSFNENAGDNTANGGFNISSDDYEQFLIQTMNIFGNRPI
- a CDS encoding VirB4-like Type IV secretion protein, with protein sequence MSELSSLIDPSKRIGTVTRVTASAVELTLPNALAALGRRGLAKGSVGDFVFVDCDRSAILGRVTEVGIPDRQRSVLEHQIETDPTVEPQGRIQLLATVSKTTRKVTRGINTQPRVGDGVYLAEGGALSNSIKDALEGDMKRDSAPLLVELGHLSGLDDAALSIPPEKLFGRHCGVFGATGGGKSWTVSRLVNEIVRIDGKCILFDPTGEFAGKVSGAKHLAFSPIDEIGAEQVHFPHKNLSEIDLYSLLTPSPQVQGPTLRSAIKSLRLAKALLAGRGGYVYEEDNGRKKFDIDGKGSVEVLANGTTRKAGNSRHALSVAQISLADEINSDLCDFDLSMLAEQIRYECVKQGSNSDHSVLGNFGKPDDFALGACNHLNVRIETYLGAPELACMFKSDGQDIASVIEDFVVDGAQRALVISFRDVSFKYNARELLLNTLGRHLLEMARANRFVENPLVCVLDEAHQFIGRSIGDEHNHVTLDAFGFIAKEGRKYGLTTVIATQRPRDVPQDVLSQLGTLFVHRLTNDRDRETIERACGDLDRNAAAFIPSLAQGEAIIVGPDLPAPLPIMMRKPEKGQQPESHGPEYQKYWGASKPAPLTEES
- a CDS encoding IS2 repressor TnpA; the encoded protein is MRGEILGVERRRRWSDDEKLAIVLSVGVNGATVSQVAQRHEIRRQQIYAWRYELRKKGLLTPDDATQFLPVDITPPPGPPEASAADANSALVEVVLRNGRSLRVDARVDPAVLTRLLQTVEAA
- a CDS encoding Transposase — translated: MSAEATPLPNDPAALKAMIAALQAENQKMSASLRAHDLLVQALRVRIAKLQKQKFGPSSEKIEREIEQLELALEDLQVALAEAEDTPPDDEDASDTEEQVSAAEEPKQRRRPKVSKDTPRERRELDPGDSCPDCGGDLRVVGEDVSELIDMIAAQLKVIEIARVKKSCRRCEKMVQEPAPSRPIPRSMAGPNLLAYVLTSKFDDHVPLYRQNEIFARMGADIPDTTLVDWCGGAMKTLAPLIEKIEAKIMASDLLHADDTPIRVLDRSRRDKGLGKGVKKGRIWAYVRDQRPWSGTAPPGAVYRFAPDWKEEHVLAHLGETSGILQADGYKGYAKLYATDLDGRSQFREAACWAHLRRDFHDVWTATKSEIARAALDRIGKLYDIEREISGKPAEVRLAVRQKESKPKVAAFRDWAEKQLTRIPGKSELAKAFRYGLSRWSSFTLFLDDGRVAIDNNPAERALRPIGVGRRNWLFAGSDTGGETLARAMTVIETAKMNGLDPQAYLADVLDRIHDHMNNRLAELLPWNWKPSEQTRKEAA